Proteins encoded in a region of the Devosia sp. RR2S18 genome:
- a CDS encoding ABC transporter ATP-binding protein yields the protein MSTVQIRDLRKNYGVTPVIHGVDIDIADGEFVILVGPSGCGKSTLLRMIAGLEDVTRGTIAIDGRTVNNLEPKDRDIAMVFQNYALYPQMTVAQNMGFALEIQGIKRDEIKRKVDEAAAILSLQSLLDRKPAQLSGGQRQRVAMGRAIVRQPKVFLFDEPLSNLDAKLRVQMRAEIKSLHQRLGTTIVYVTHDQIEAMTMADKIVVMNGGRVEQVGSPLELYDHPQNKFVAGFLGSPAMNFISGTLIAEGMRLSDATVLPLQQQLPQSSKDEVEFGIRPEHIEVVAEGGLSARVLLIEPTGAETHVVLDAAGQEITAVFRDRLAVAPGDIIQVAFSVGRGHFFGSDGNRL from the coding sequence ATGTCCACCGTTCAAATTCGTGATCTTCGAAAAAACTACGGCGTTACTCCGGTAATTCACGGCGTCGACATCGACATCGCCGACGGCGAGTTCGTCATCCTCGTAGGACCGTCCGGTTGTGGAAAGTCGACGCTCCTTCGCATGATCGCCGGGCTGGAGGATGTCACCCGCGGCACCATCGCCATCGATGGCCGGACGGTGAACAATCTAGAGCCTAAGGACCGGGACATCGCTATGGTGTTCCAGAATTATGCGCTTTATCCTCAGATGACAGTGGCTCAGAATATGGGCTTCGCCTTGGAGATCCAAGGCATCAAGCGGGACGAGATCAAGCGTAAGGTCGACGAGGCAGCGGCAATCCTCAGCCTACAATCGCTTCTGGACCGCAAGCCTGCCCAGCTGTCAGGTGGGCAGCGGCAGCGGGTTGCGATGGGGCGTGCAATCGTACGGCAACCCAAAGTGTTCTTGTTCGATGAGCCGCTCTCCAACTTGGACGCTAAGCTCCGCGTTCAGATGCGAGCAGAGATCAAGAGTCTGCACCAGCGTCTGGGGACCACAATCGTTTATGTGACGCACGACCAGATCGAAGCCATGACCATGGCCGATAAGATCGTGGTCATGAACGGGGGGCGGGTGGAGCAGGTGGGCTCACCCCTAGAGTTGTATGATCACCCTCAGAACAAGTTTGTGGCAGGATTTCTTGGTTCGCCGGCCATGAACTTCATCAGCGGAACGCTCATTGCTGAAGGTATGAGGTTGTCAGATGCCACCGTTCTCCCACTCCAGCAGCAACTGCCGCAATCCTCGAAAGATGAGGTGGAGTTCGGCATTCGTCCGGAGCACATCGAGGTCGTGGCGGAGGGTGGTCTGAGCGCCCGAGTTCTGCTGATCGAGCCGACCGGGGCGGAAACGCACGTGGTGTTGGATGCCGCCGGGCAGGAGATTACGGCAGTGTTCAGAGACAGACTTGCTGTCGCTCCAGGAGATATAATCCAGGTGGCGTTTTCAGTTGGACGGGGCCATTTTTTTGGTTCTGACGGGAATCGGCTCTAG
- a CDS encoding zinc-binding dehydrogenase: MALRRGATVTAIANSGAADRLSALGVNQVLRRDLGTDFAGSFDVIIDPVGGLDTPEFVGKLSPNGRYMLNGAAGGFPPADFGMALLQTFFGSPSFSMFSLNSVQASELVVAGQSIFNDVLQGVLIPQVSDAFSLADAAKAHSALESGKRFGKIVLRP, encoded by the coding sequence ATGGCATTGCGGCGCGGCGCTACGGTAACTGCAATTGCCAATTCGGGAGCAGCCGATCGTCTGTCCGCTTTAGGCGTGAATCAAGTGCTGAGGCGCGATCTGGGAACCGACTTTGCTGGCTCGTTCGACGTCATCATCGACCCGGTAGGCGGTCTCGATACTCCGGAATTTGTCGGGAAGCTCTCACCCAATGGGCGCTACATGCTTAACGGCGCAGCTGGGGGATTTCCTCCGGCCGACTTTGGCATGGCTCTCCTGCAGACTTTCTTCGGCTCGCCGAGCTTCTCCATGTTCAGCTTGAACTCGGTTCAGGCGTCCGAGTTAGTCGTAGCTGGCCAGTCCATCTTCAACGATGTGCTTCAGGGCGTCTTGATACCTCAGGTAAGCGATGCTTTCAGCCTGGCCGACGCGGCAAAAGCGCATTCGGCTCTCGAAAGCGGAAAAAGATTTGGTAAGATTGTCCTCAGGCCCTAG
- a CDS encoding fumarylacetoacetate hydrolase family protein: protein MAAAYAIQDETIAALGCLGAWKISPVPQQGEPFCSPLPAESLHTDGTQLSLTDFKGLGVEVEVAVTLARDLAAGSSPQDARQAIGSVHLALELLSSRYSDRTAVPQLAAFADLQSNGAIVLGPAIYFGEMPEFGTQALSLELDGERAAETAAGSSTDNVLAALAWLADHASRRGSPLTAGTVVTTGARLGPVDFGGRKATANAPGLGAVTATFHQD from the coding sequence TTGGCGGCGGCCTACGCGATCCAGGACGAAACCATTGCCGCTCTAGGCTGTCTCGGTGCCTGGAAAATCAGTCCGGTCCCGCAGCAGGGTGAACCCTTTTGTTCTCCGCTGCCGGCCGAGAGCCTTCACACAGACGGCACTCAGCTGTCCCTTACCGATTTCAAGGGTCTTGGCGTCGAAGTGGAAGTAGCAGTCACGCTCGCTCGCGACCTCGCAGCAGGCTCGAGCCCCCAAGACGCCAGACAGGCAATCGGCTCGGTGCACCTGGCGCTCGAGCTTTTGTCGTCACGATACTCGGATCGCACTGCAGTACCCCAGCTGGCCGCCTTTGCCGATCTGCAGAGCAACGGCGCCATCGTGCTCGGTCCGGCCATCTACTTCGGCGAAATGCCCGAATTCGGAACGCAGGCGCTGAGCCTGGAACTAGATGGTGAGCGAGCTGCAGAAACTGCAGCCGGTTCTAGCACCGACAATGTGCTTGCCGCCCTTGCTTGGCTTGCTGACCACGCATCTAGGCGTGGCAGCCCACTCACGGCTGGCACTGTCGTCACCACGGGAGCTCGCCTCGGGCCGGTCGATTTCGGCGGCCGAAAAGCCACCGCTAATGCACCCGGCTTGGGTGCAGTGACTGCAACATTCCACCAAGACTAA
- a CDS encoding alpha-L-rhamnosidase produces the protein MTLLIPYNLRCEHMFTARGLNTSVPRFSWALEAEGKDRWQTAYRVELRNEDGIIWDSGKVPSNQTQLIPYGGPRLSSDAVLTWIVTCWDENNTPSAPSKPAMIFTGLAAADWEAEWIARYFVLPAGREAPADNIYDNLWQARPADYVRRDFATSQAPIRATLYITALGLYEAYMNGQRVGEDVMAPGWTDYHTRVEYQVHDVTDLVRAGNNVLGAILGEGWYSGRVGHNQRRAGNHYGGRPALLCQLHLHYGDGTSQIVCTDEHWQTRQGPICYSDFLMGEMYDARLEIANWNTPDCELSGWQRVEVFVPDPGAPQLDAARVQPAREVARLPASFSHHARSGAAIFDLGQNIAGYVELRVSGRSGDRFTIRHAETLDADRELYTANLRHAVAIDIFVASGNGTETFKPRFTFHGFRYVELTLPDGISPDQVSMTGITVQTDTSVTGVIETGHPLVNQLLSNIFWSQRGNFLSVPTDCPQRDERYGWTADAQVFWKTAGYFMDVSAFLTKWMLDIVDGQSRDGAFPDVAPTKPLNPYRLTPQPGAPGWGDAPVIMAWEHWLRYADRGLLERYWPALEAWAEHIGRANPDFIRRNAVYNNYGDWLSVGPVTDRTLVATAYWYRVADLLSRIADVLGRATDAARHRQTADSIRAAFTSAFVTADHQLTSDTQTAYLLALDFGLLARDQRNHAATRLVELIKAADGHLQTGFLGVRHLLPVLTAIGRDDLAVAMLLKETYPSWGFSIAHGATTIWERWDGWTPQKGFQSTNMNSFNHYAYGSVGEWIWSRLAGIDWDPNSPGYMGAVLRPLFHQAIGSCRAMYTAHPGRFVSQWDFEGSNVKWIVEIPPNCRVQLELPSGWQFAGGRHLTTLASGHHRFLLSPTGALAHS, from the coding sequence ATGACCCTGCTCATCCCTTATAACCTGCGTTGCGAGCACATGTTCACGGCGCGTGGCCTCAACACGTCCGTCCCCCGCTTCTCCTGGGCCCTCGAAGCAGAAGGAAAGGACCGATGGCAGACCGCCTACCGCGTTGAGCTCCGCAACGAAGACGGCATTATTTGGGACAGTGGCAAGGTGCCGTCCAACCAGACGCAACTGATTCCATATGGCGGACCGCGCCTCTCGTCCGACGCTGTGCTGACCTGGATTGTAACCTGCTGGGACGAAAACAACACTCCATCCGCACCATCTAAACCCGCAATGATCTTTACCGGTCTCGCGGCGGCGGATTGGGAGGCAGAGTGGATAGCACGATATTTTGTGTTGCCCGCTGGTCGCGAAGCTCCCGCCGACAATATCTACGACAACCTCTGGCAAGCGCGTCCCGCGGACTATGTACGCCGCGACTTCGCTACCTCCCAGGCACCAATCCGTGCCACGCTCTACATCACCGCCCTTGGCCTTTATGAAGCCTACATGAACGGTCAGCGAGTGGGCGAAGATGTCATGGCCCCCGGCTGGACCGACTATCACACCCGGGTTGAGTACCAGGTACACGATGTGACTGATCTGGTTCGTGCCGGTAACAATGTCCTAGGTGCAATTCTTGGCGAGGGTTGGTATTCCGGCCGCGTTGGCCACAACCAACGCCGCGCCGGCAATCACTATGGCGGCCGCCCTGCCCTCTTGTGCCAGCTGCATCTGCATTATGGAGATGGCACCAGCCAGATCGTCTGCACCGACGAGCATTGGCAAACCCGGCAAGGCCCGATCTGCTATTCCGATTTCCTGATGGGCGAGATGTATGACGCCCGACTGGAGATCGCGAATTGGAACACCCCCGACTGCGAACTTTCCGGCTGGCAGCGAGTCGAAGTCTTCGTGCCTGACCCCGGTGCGCCCCAGCTCGATGCTGCACGCGTCCAGCCAGCGCGCGAAGTAGCCCGCCTCCCCGCCAGCTTCTCCCATCATGCCCGCAGCGGCGCAGCGATCTTCGATCTGGGCCAGAACATTGCCGGCTATGTGGAGCTTCGTGTCAGCGGCCGCTCAGGAGACCGTTTCACCATCCGTCATGCCGAGACGCTCGACGCGGACCGCGAACTCTATACGGCCAATCTCCGCCACGCCGTGGCGATCGACATCTTCGTCGCCTCGGGGAACGGCACTGAGACCTTCAAGCCGCGCTTCACCTTTCACGGCTTCCGTTATGTCGAACTGACCTTGCCGGACGGCATCTCGCCCGACCAGGTTTCCATGACCGGAATTACCGTCCAAACCGATACATCGGTCACTGGCGTTATCGAGACAGGTCACCCACTGGTCAATCAGCTCCTCTCCAACATCTTCTGGAGCCAGCGAGGCAACTTTCTCTCCGTCCCAACCGATTGCCCGCAACGCGACGAGCGCTATGGCTGGACCGCCGACGCCCAGGTCTTCTGGAAAACCGCCGGCTACTTCATGGACGTCTCGGCCTTTCTCACCAAATGGATGCTAGACATAGTGGATGGTCAGTCGCGTGACGGCGCTTTCCCCGACGTCGCTCCCACCAAGCCGCTCAACCCTTATCGGCTAACGCCGCAGCCCGGAGCTCCCGGTTGGGGTGATGCCCCGGTGATCATGGCCTGGGAACATTGGCTGCGCTATGCCGACCGCGGCCTCCTCGAACGCTACTGGCCGGCACTTGAGGCATGGGCCGAGCACATCGGTCGAGCCAACCCTGATTTCATCCGCCGCAACGCCGTCTACAACAATTACGGCGACTGGCTGAGCGTTGGGCCCGTTACGGACCGGACACTGGTCGCAACTGCATACTGGTACAGGGTTGCTGATCTCTTGTCCCGTATCGCCGATGTACTCGGCCGGGCAACCGACGCTGCACGTCACCGCCAGACCGCAGACAGTATCCGTGCGGCTTTCACCTCGGCCTTTGTCACCGCTGACCATCAGCTAACCAGCGACACGCAAACCGCATACCTTTTAGCACTCGATTTCGGGCTTCTTGCACGCGACCAACGCAATCATGCCGCCACGCGCCTGGTGGAATTGATTAAAGCAGCGGACGGCCATCTGCAGACAGGTTTCCTAGGAGTTCGCCACCTGCTGCCGGTGCTGACTGCCATTGGTCGCGACGATCTTGCAGTGGCCATGCTGCTCAAGGAGACATACCCCAGTTGGGGCTTTTCGATAGCGCACGGTGCTACCACAATCTGGGAGCGGTGGGACGGGTGGACCCCTCAAAAGGGCTTCCAGAGTACCAACATGAACTCCTTCAATCACTACGCGTATGGTTCTGTGGGGGAATGGATATGGTCGCGGCTGGCCGGCATCGACTGGGACCCCAACTCACCGGGGTACATGGGAGCTGTGCTGCGTCCCCTCTTCCATCAGGCTATCGGCTCCTGCCGTGCGATGTACACGGCTCACCCTGGTCGCTTCGTTAGCCAGTGGGACTTCGAGGGCAGCAACGTCAAGTGGATCGTTGAGATACCGCCAAACTGCAGGGTCCAGCTGGAGCTACCGAGTGGCTGGCAGTTTGCCGGCGGGCGGCACCTCACCACTTTGGCTTCGGGCCACCACCGGTTCCTGCTTTCACCAACTGGAGCTTTGGCTCACTCATGA
- a CDS encoding GntR family transcriptional regulator translates to MTAEAVAKAGEPELRSVKQAAYERFRHALFDGRLRPGQFVSQRDLVALLGLSIGALRELLPRLQFEGLLSVMPQRGIQITQIDLPMIRQAFQMRMAFEREAVLTAVRKLDDTALDQQESLHRNILEEVRQQPSSDVFERGQQIDDGFHNLLVAGTQNELLVQAYAVNAIRIRLIKLDRITLSAGVLPSAFGDHLAIIAAIRGRDPHAAIDAMDRHMMNARERALEL, encoded by the coding sequence ATGACCGCCGAAGCTGTCGCCAAAGCAGGTGAACCCGAGTTGCGCTCGGTGAAGCAGGCGGCCTATGAGCGTTTCCGACATGCCTTGTTCGATGGCCGATTGCGGCCCGGCCAGTTTGTTTCCCAGCGCGATCTGGTTGCCCTGCTGGGGCTTTCCATCGGCGCGTTGCGCGAACTCCTGCCCCGGTTGCAGTTTGAAGGTCTACTCAGTGTGATGCCGCAGCGCGGCATCCAAATTACCCAGATTGACCTGCCGATGATCCGGCAGGCTTTCCAGATGCGTATGGCCTTCGAGCGTGAAGCTGTTCTCACTGCGGTCCGCAAGTTGGATGATACGGCGCTCGATCAGCAGGAATCCCTCCATCGCAATATTCTCGAAGAGGTCCGTCAGCAACCTTCCTCTGACGTGTTCGAGCGCGGTCAGCAGATCGATGACGGCTTTCACAACCTCCTTGTTGCCGGCACTCAGAATGAACTTTTGGTCCAGGCTTATGCCGTCAATGCAATTCGCATCAGGCTAATCAAGCTGGACCGCATTACTCTTTCCGCAGGCGTCCTGCCCTCTGCCTTTGGCGATCACCTCGCGATAATTGCCGCCATTCGGGGCCGTGACCCCCACGCAGCTATCGACGCCATGGACCGTCACATGATGAACGCACGCGAGCGGGCACTCGAACTCTAG
- a CDS encoding dihydrodipicolinate synthase family protein: MSAAPLEGVIAASITPLAEDLSIDVNRLARHTQRLLDNGCSFVSTFGTTGEGASLSTIEKLDALRSLSAAGADMSRQVPGVMTPTLDDAATMLVGIANAGCRAALVLPPFYYGTSEAGVAGWYDALIERTESATQIDLLLYNIPQMSRIRFTRELVETIVKRHGSRIVGIKDSTGDVQNGVMLAKSFPDLAVFTGDDRVLPTLLASGGAGMIGGMPNVFARDLRRLYDDRTNAEILAKQTERILAVDRHGSLVALKAALATYLGDENYARVLPPLKALDEVGRGKLLESFAKSGFDAAA, translated from the coding sequence GTGTCTGCTGCCCCTTTGGAAGGCGTCATCGCCGCTTCGATCACTCCGCTAGCCGAGGACCTGTCGATAGATGTGAACCGCCTGGCCCGCCACACGCAGCGGCTTCTGGACAATGGCTGCTCCTTCGTTTCGACTTTCGGCACTACAGGAGAAGGTGCCTCCCTCTCCACAATTGAGAAACTGGATGCTCTCCGCTCTTTGAGCGCAGCAGGCGCTGACATGAGCCGGCAGGTGCCTGGCGTCATGACCCCTACCTTGGATGATGCAGCGACCATGTTGGTGGGTATCGCCAACGCGGGCTGCCGCGCCGCTCTCGTCCTTCCACCTTTTTACTACGGCACCTCCGAAGCCGGCGTTGCAGGATGGTACGACGCATTGATCGAGCGCACCGAGTCAGCAACGCAGATCGATCTCCTGCTCTACAATATCCCGCAGATGAGCCGGATCCGCTTCACCAGGGAGCTGGTCGAAACTATCGTCAAACGCCACGGGTCGCGCATCGTAGGCATCAAGGATTCCACCGGCGATGTGCAAAACGGCGTTATGCTGGCAAAGAGCTTCCCCGACTTGGCCGTGTTCACCGGCGATGATCGTGTCCTTCCCACACTGCTGGCCAGTGGCGGCGCCGGCATGATCGGCGGCATGCCTAATGTCTTCGCGCGAGATCTCCGGCGTCTTTATGACGACCGCACCAATGCAGAGATCCTTGCCAAGCAGACTGAACGCATCCTGGCTGTTGATCGACACGGCTCCTTGGTCGCGCTAAAGGCGGCTCTTGCCACCTATCTGGGTGACGAAAACTACGCCCGTGTCCTCCCGCCGCTCAAGGCGCTGGATGAGGTAGGCCGTGGAAAGCTGCTGGAAAGCTTTGCGAAATCCGGGTTTGATGCAGCCGCGTGA
- a CDS encoding sialic acid TRAP transporter substrate-binding protein SiaP, which produces MKLKTVALAAVSIMALSIAAQAQDKLELKYTVPSVPTDLHTQAMQVFADKLEELAPARFDIQLYDSGSLFAQGADLDALQRGNAEMTYVSFQLIADNIPEYGVLTAGYLFQSPEHYRAFMDSDLGAEFKQRVSDEMGIQLLDTCYLGTRQLNLRDARDVQTPEDLSGVKLRMPSSDAWLFLGQALGANPTPLPFGEVYLGLQSGTIDAQDNPLPTVEAAKFYEVTEQVVLTSHLVDGINVAVNNQTWEQLTDEEKAAMTEAAVASCDWNNEKRVAEEERLVAFLEEQGLQVTTPDIEAFRSHVQDFYLNSDRAASWPEGWIDQINAMASE; this is translated from the coding sequence ATGAAATTGAAGACCGTCGCCCTTGCCGCCGTTTCGATCATGGCGCTTTCGATAGCCGCTCAGGCGCAGGATAAGCTGGAACTGAAATATACCGTTCCTAGCGTGCCGACCGATCTGCACACTCAGGCCATGCAGGTCTTCGCAGACAAGCTGGAAGAGCTGGCGCCTGCCCGTTTTGACATTCAGCTATACGACTCCGGTTCGCTGTTCGCCCAAGGCGCCGATCTCGATGCGTTGCAGCGTGGCAATGCGGAAATGACCTACGTGTCCTTCCAGTTGATCGCAGACAACATTCCTGAGTATGGGGTGCTCACGGCCGGTTACCTGTTCCAGAGCCCTGAACACTACCGGGCATTCATGGACAGCGACCTAGGCGCCGAATTCAAGCAGCGTGTGTCGGACGAGATGGGTATCCAACTCCTCGACACCTGCTACTTGGGCACTCGCCAGCTAAACCTGCGCGATGCCCGCGATGTGCAGACTCCGGAAGATCTCTCAGGCGTTAAGCTGCGCATGCCTTCGTCCGACGCTTGGCTGTTCCTCGGGCAGGCATTGGGCGCTAATCCCACGCCGCTGCCGTTTGGCGAAGTCTATCTCGGCCTTCAGTCAGGCACGATTGACGCGCAGGACAATCCGCTTCCCACAGTGGAAGCCGCCAAGTTCTACGAAGTCACTGAACAGGTAGTCCTCACCAGTCATCTGGTCGACGGCATCAATGTCGCTGTCAACAATCAGACCTGGGAGCAACTGACCGACGAGGAGAAGGCTGCCATGACGGAGGCTGCCGTGGCTTCCTGCGACTGGAACAACGAAAAGCGTGTTGCCGAGGAAGAGCGCCTCGTGGCCTTCTTGGAAGAGCAGGGTCTGCAGGTCACGACGCCCGATATTGAAGCATTCCGCAGCCATGTGCAGGACTTCTATCTCAATTCAGACCGCGCGGCGTCCTGGCCG